In Thermococcus sp. MV5, the genomic window GCAACTGGAACATACATCCCAGTTAGATGTGACTACAAGGTTGAGAGAGGTCCAGTTACAGTTCCAGATGATGCTGTAATTTACGACACAGTACAAGACAAGTGGGTTGTTGCCCACGCTGGTGAAGAGGCAAAAGCCAAGATTACCTACGACTGTAAACTGGGCAACTGGCATGACGGACACCCAATGAGCATGGCTGACATCAAGTACTCTGCCGCGTTCACTTGGGAGTGGTCAACCAAGGATGGAGACGATGACGTGTATTATGATGACAAGCTTTCTTCAGCCGCAGAAAGCCTTGCAAAAGTTAAAGGTATCCAATGGGTTGACGAGGACACTTATGTTGTCTATACCGACCTAACACACCCGGTTGCAGATGACGTTACCGCGAACATGAACGTTTTCTGGGCCTCAATGCCATGGCAACTCTACTATGCAATGAGCGAACTTGTCGCAAAAGGAGCTGATTATGGCACATCACAAAAATACTCATTCAGTGAAGAGGCAGAGGGTGTCGCCCAGCTTGACCTCCTTGTAGCAGACCATGTTGCTGACTTGAAGAAAGTCCTCGAAGCTCTGAAGAACAAGAACGCTATTCCACCTGCCATTGCTGGAGACGTTAGTGACCCAAGTGAAGGTTATACCAAGATCATTAACTGGATTAACAGCAAGGGTCACGCAGTAATAAGCAACGGACCATTCTACCTCGAGAAATATGACCCAGACAAGATCTTCCTTGAGTTAAGAGCATTCAGAGACCCAACATACCCATTCGACCTCGACTACTGGAAAGAGAAACTAATACTCGCAAAGCTTGACCTTGCTGGAATTGATGTTCCAACAAAGGTAAACACCGGAGATGAGGTAAAGATAACCATCAAAGCCAACATGGTCGAAGAGTACCCAGAGACTGGTACTAAACCAGCAGACATGGGATTTGTGTTTGTTGAGGTAAAGAACGAGCAGGGACAAACTGTCTTCAGCGGAGAGGCCAAACTTGCAACAGCTGGAAACTTTGAGATAACAATCCCAGGGTCAGAGACCGCCAACTGGGAAGCTGGAAAATACGAAGTTTACGTGAAAGGTGGATTAGAGGAAGGCGTTGTCTCATTTACTGACAAGAAGACAATAATTGTCATAAAGAAAGAGCCCACGACTTCACCAACAGAATCACCAACCGAATCACCAACAGAGACTCCAACTGAATCCCCAACAGAATCACCAACCGAATCACCAACAGAGACTGGTGGAATCTGCGGTCCAGCTGCCTTTGTGGGCCTTGCACTAGTACCACTCATCCTGAGAAAAAGAAAGTGAATTCTTCTTTCTTTTAGATTTTTGATTTTTTTCTATTTGCTTTTATCAAAGGAAAATTCTCAAAATTTGGTGTATTCTTCATTAAACTTATGAACTGTCTTTTGATATGCATCTAAACGTGTTTCTATGTCTCTGCTTGTACTTATGAGCCTTTTATTGCGCATTAAATAGAAAAATATATAAAGTTTTACAGACTTGAAAATGTTGATGAATGATAAAAAGCCTTAATGTACACATTTGAATGGAGGTGTGTAAGTTGGGATATGGTAGATACATTACAATTAGACTTCTCAATGCACTGCTAGTTCTCGCTTTAGTTACCCTGCTAGTTTCAGTTCTCTTCACGAAAGTTGCAGAAGAGGACATTAGATCAACAATCCAGGAACAAATAAACCTCAAACTTAGGTCAAATCCCGAACTCCAAAGGCAATTGGCTGCCGATCCTGCAAAACTCCAAGAATGGTACCAAAGAGAATATAACAGACTTATTCGTGTTTATGAATTAGACAAACCATTTTGGGTTAGAGTTGTACAAAGAACAAAAGATACGTTAACGTTAAATTTTGGAAATACCAAATCCCCAATATTTGGTGAGACTGCTGTTAGTAAAATAATTTCGAAAGCCATACCAAGAACAGTTATTCTCTTTACCACAGCTCAGATATTTGTTATATTCATCGGCCTACTCTTAGGTGTTAAAGCAGCACAAATGTCAGGAAGCTTTTTGGACAGAGGTGTCTCAATAGTGGCAATGGTAACAAGTAGTATACCAATGTGGTGGTTTGGAATGATATCAATCCTAATATTCTCATTCAAAATGGGGTGGTTCCCAAGTGGTGGAATGACCTCAATGCCACCAAAAGAGGGATTCGCGTATTACTTAGACGTCCTTTACCATATGGTTCTTCCTGTAACCACAATAGTGTTCGTTTTATTCGGTGGCTGGGCATGGACAACAAGAAATATTATGATTGGTACAATGCAAGAAGATTTTATCATGGCCGCAAGAGCCAAAGGTGTACCTGAGAGGAAAGTTATATATGGGCACGCTCTCAGAGCTTCAGCTCCACCTATAGTTACCATGACAATCTTCAGCCTTCTAGGTTCAATTGGTGGTGCTATTATTACCGAGAGTGTATTCAA contains:
- a CDS encoding ABC transporter permease, yielding MGYGRYITIRLLNALLVLALVTLLVSVLFTKVAEEDIRSTIQEQINLKLRSNPELQRQLAADPAKLQEWYQREYNRLIRVYELDKPFWVRVVQRTKDTLTLNFGNTKSPIFGETAVSKIISKAIPRTVILFTTAQIFVIFIGLLLGVKAAQMSGSFLDRGVSIVAMVTSSIPMWWFGMISILIFSFKMGWFPSGGMTSMPPKEGFAYYLDVLYHMVLPVTTIVFVLFGGWAWTTRNIMIGTMQEDFIMAARAKGVPERKVIYGHALRASAPPIVTMTIFSLLGSIGGAIITESVFNWPGMGRLYWTALQQNETRLLMGVTFVTVALYLIAMIIADLAYGYLDPRVKVGASQQT
- a CDS encoding CGP-CTERM sorting domain-containing protein, with the translated sequence LGVRDSQKTFLVETWEYFPVNKERVKAIARDVSSGLWTRWSLITPETPDKVVKVAEFSATGALFMSAFNPVGGIDDVYSAVVWRVIYDYAMYTDLATGTYIPVRCDYKVERGPVTVPDDAVIYDTVQDKWVVAHAGEEAKAKITYDCKLGNWHDGHPMSMADIKYSAAFTWEWSTKDGDDDVYYDDKLSSAAESLAKVKGIQWVDEDTYVVYTDLTHPVADDVTANMNVFWASMPWQLYYAMSELVAKGADYGTSQKYSFSEEAEGVAQLDLLVADHVADLKKVLEALKNKNAIPPAIAGDVSDPSEGYTKIINWINSKGHAVISNGPFYLEKYDPDKIFLELRAFRDPTYPFDLDYWKEKLILAKLDLAGIDVPTKVNTGDEVKITIKANMVEEYPETGTKPADMGFVFVEVKNEQGQTVFSGEAKLATAGNFEITIPGSETANWEAGKYEVYVKGGLEEGVVSFTDKKTIIVIKKEPTTSPTESPTESPTETPTESPTESPTESPTETGGICGPAAFVGLALVPLILRKRK